In Pseudomonadales bacterium, a single genomic region encodes these proteins:
- a CDS encoding oxidative damage protection protein, which yields HISQQAWDEWQAHQTRLINEKQLSLMDPQARQYLNQQQQLFFAGEAYDQAEGYVPEEGS from the coding sequence AGCATATATCGCAGCAGGCTTGGGATGAGTGGCAAGCGCATCAAACACGCTTGATTAACGAAAAGCAGCTGAGCCTGATGGATCCTCAGGCACGCCAATATTTAAATCAACAGCAGCAGCTGTTTTTTGCCGGTGAGGCCTACGACCAAGCTGAAGGCTATGTGCCTGAAGAGGGCAGCTAG